From Sporosarcina sp. Marseille-Q4943, the proteins below share one genomic window:
- a CDS encoding cysteine hydrolase family protein — translation MKKALLVIDYTCDFVAEDGALTCGQPGIDLETYIVDLTKEFLNQGDLIIMPVDLHEKNDPYHPETKMFPPHNIKGTPGRDLYGTLQTLYEENKDQIVWMDKTRFSAFAGTDLELQLRARGITELHLVGVCTDICILHTSVDAYNRGFDIVIHEKGVASFDPAGHEWALRHFEKTLGAKVIR, via the coding sequence GTAATCGATTACACATGTGATTTCGTTGCGGAGGATGGTGCTCTGACTTGCGGCCAACCCGGCATAGACCTCGAAACGTATATCGTCGACTTGACGAAAGAATTTTTGAATCAAGGCGATCTTATCATTATGCCTGTCGACCTTCATGAAAAAAATGATCCGTATCATCCAGAAACGAAAATGTTTCCTCCCCATAACATTAAAGGGACACCAGGACGGGATTTATATGGCACGCTTCAAACTTTATATGAAGAGAATAAGGATCAGATTGTTTGGATGGATAAAACGCGTTTTAGCGCCTTTGCAGGAACTGACCTTGAATTACAGCTGCGCGCACGTGGGATAACTGAATTGCATCTTGTCGGCGTCTGTACGGACATCTGCATTCTTCATACATCGGTTGATGCATATAATCGGGGCTTTGATATCGTCATCCATGAAAAAGGTGTGGCGAGCTTCGATCCGGCTGGCCACGAATGGGCGCTTCGACATTTTGAAAAGACGTTAGGAGCCAAAGTCATCCGCTAA